The Nitrospirota bacterium genome window below encodes:
- a CDS encoding methyl-accepting chemotaxis protein: MERTYKRRQYIVDKDFQGRFILTFVLICLFGMVMAVGLFNYFALNELEDLRWSMAFYENSLASTVTPHLIYLSIFSVLFTIVSLSMASWFIAGKVAGPIYRLKKDIESIGDGNLYLNVRLRKADMFKDTAQELDSMATALRERFKNISKEFNATRKIIDTLKDTKDELLKTKCEQLSYSIENLSNTLKT; this comes from the coding sequence ATGGAGCGGACTTACAAGAGAAGACAATATATCGTAGATAAGGACTTCCAGGGAAGATTTATACTCACCTTTGTCCTCATATGCCTTTTTGGCATGGTCATGGCAGTGGGTCTGTTTAACTACTTTGCATTGAACGAGCTTGAGGACCTCAGATGGAGTATGGCATTTTATGAAAACTCACTGGCATCCACAGTGACTCCTCACCTGATTTATCTCAGCATCTTTAGTGTCCTTTTTACTATTGTTTCCCTATCGATGGCATCGTGGTTTATTGCAGGGAAGGTTGCAGGACCTATCTATAGGTTAAAAAAAGACATAGAAAGCATAGGAGACGGCAACCTCTACCTGAATGTAAGGCTGAGAAAGGCAGATATGTTCAAGGACACTGCTCAGGAATTAGACAGCATGGCAACTGCACTCAGGGAAAGGTTTAAAAACATAAGTAAAGAGTTTAATGCCACAAGAAAGATAATAGATACGCTTAAAGATACAAAGGATGAACTGCTAAAGACAAAATGCGAACAGCTCTCCTACTCGATAGAAAACTTAAGTAATACGCTTAAGACATAG
- a CDS encoding cytochrome c3 family protein, giving the protein MRYLILIILLVVIMAIVAYTLSDTPHSFSESECKDCHIDPDRDPTTLREGITKLCARCHKRTIRASTHPVDIFPNLAKIPNDLPLRNGKLTCSTCHSVHAERSLVFGIKSYFLRRPTADIKFFCVACHEENRMRPGHKELITTAHMGSYYEVVDPSLPLDPLSSECIGCHDGTIGINADYSIGDGIWTHRAGMSHPIGIRYSSARAQGSKLTPPSQLNRKLRFFAGKIGCGTCHDTYSTHYARLVMDNTESRLCTACHYDK; this is encoded by the coding sequence ATGAGATACCTCATCCTGATAATCCTCCTCGTTGTCATAATGGCTATTGTTGCATATACGCTCTCTGATACACCACATAGTTTCTCCGAGTCAGAATGCAAGGACTGCCACATAGACCCTGACAGAGACCCCACTACACTCAGAGAAGGAATAACCAAACTGTGCGCAAGATGCCATAAAAGAACAATCCGGGCATCCACCCATCCCGTGGATATCTTCCCTAATCTTGCTAAGATTCCAAATGACCTTCCACTTAGGAATGGAAAACTAACCTGTAGCACATGCCATAGTGTCCATGCCGAAAGAAGCCTTGTCTTTGGCATCAAATCTTATTTTTTAAGAAGGCCTACTGCTGATATTAAATTTTTCTGTGTAGCATGCCACGAAGAAAACCGTATGAGACCAGGCCACAAGGAACTTATAACGACTGCACATATGGGAAGTTATTACGAGGTCGTGGACCCTTCTTTGCCCTTAGACCCTCTTTCCAGCGAATGCATAGGATGCCACGATGGCACAATAGGAATAAATGCGGATTACTCCATTGGCGATGGCATATGGACACACAGGGCTGGCATGTCTCATCCAATAGGTATTCGCTATAGCTCCGCAAGGGCGCAAGGCAGTAAACTTACGCCTCCAAGCCAGCTTAATAGAAAATTGAGATTCTTTGCAGGCAAAATCGGCTGTGGGACATGCCATGACACATACTCGACACATTATGCAAGGCTCGTCATGGATAACACCGAAAGCAGACTCTGCACTGCCTGCCATTACGATAAATAG
- a CDS encoding methyl-accepting chemotaxis protein, protein MHLLREIRNSISARLLMKIAIVLIAGVVFSGTAFYLLARKILLSPSYAETFVSVDMYKDMVLSRSIFIYAFFTLLILCGIVILGIIYSHRIAGPLQRVKAAARELGKGNLGINIRFRERDVIHPLADSINRMAGQYKERYAKVSDAVQKMAENIPELDSAVKSKNRDLVNRAILSLSEASSEVEEILSRLKL, encoded by the coding sequence ATGCACCTGCTCAGGGAGATAAGGAATTCTATTTCGGCAAGGCTGTTAATGAAGATTGCCATTGTGCTTATAGCAGGCGTGGTTTTTTCAGGCACGGCATTTTATCTACTGGCACGAAAAATCCTTCTTTCGCCATCTTATGCCGAGACATTCGTAAGCGTAGATATGTATAAGGACATGGTGCTCAGTAGAAGCATATTTATATACGCATTCTTCACCCTATTAATACTATGCGGAATCGTTATACTGGGCATCATATACTCCCACAGGATTGCCGGACCCCTTCAGAGAGTAAAGGCAGCCGCAAGGGAGTTGGGAAAAGGAAACCTTGGCATAAATATTAGGTTCAGAGAGCGAGATGTAATACACCCACTTGCAGACAGCATCAACCGCATGGCTGGACAGTATAAAGAGCGATATGCAAAGGTCAGTGACGCAGTCCAGAAAATGGCAGAAAATATACCCGAGCTCGACTCCGCAGTGAAAAGCAAAAACAGGGATTTGGTTAACAGGGCAATACTTTCTCTTTCAGAGGCATCCTCCGAGGTAGAGGAGATTCTGTCGAGGCTGAAGTTATGA
- the sppA gene encoding signal peptide peptidase SppA → MSRALSFIFMVFLSGCTFMNVSLIPSIQPIKEQVIEGKGHPKILLLDISGVISEKEKSGGMGIKSLSMTAELRESLLKAEADPDVVGVIVRINSPGGAVTASDILYQELLSFKDRKKIPVYAHIMGIGTSGGYYVSTASDKIIVQPTSIVGGIGVISFKFNMEGLLTKVGIQEESIKSGDKKDIQSPLRASTPEEKEIMQTIIDKLHSRFVDVVFAQRKDLISRKDLETLSDGRIYSAEQAVSLRLVDSIGYLSDTVDMMKNSLGITEARVITYYRPGDYKTTIYSLSRHDSSILNLIDIGADAFMVSPEFLYLWMP, encoded by the coding sequence ATGAGTAGGGCTCTAAGCTTTATTTTTATGGTATTTCTTAGTGGCTGTACATTTATGAATGTCTCCCTCATACCATCCATACAGCCGATTAAAGAGCAGGTTATCGAAGGTAAGGGCCATCCAAAGATACTTCTTTTAGATATATCGGGTGTGATTTCGGAAAAAGAAAAATCAGGGGGCATGGGCATTAAATCTCTTTCGATGACCGCTGAGTTAAGGGAATCCCTTCTTAAGGCAGAGGCTGACCCGGATGTCGTTGGAGTTATCGTCAGGATTAACTCCCCCGGGGGTGCTGTGACTGCAAGCGATATACTTTATCAGGAGCTTTTGAGCTTCAAGGACAGAAAAAAGATACCGGTTTATGCCCATATTATGGGTATCGGGACATCAGGCGGGTATTATGTATCTACTGCCTCTGATAAGATTATTGTCCAGCCAACATCAATCGTAGGAGGAATAGGCGTCATATCGTTTAAGTTCAACATGGAAGGACTCCTTACAAAGGTAGGGATTCAAGAGGAATCAATAAAGTCAGGAGATAAAAAAGACATCCAGTCACCACTCAGGGCAAGCACGCCTGAGGAAAAAGAGATAATGCAGACCATAATAGACAAGCTCCATAGCAGGTTCGTAGATGTGGTGTTTGCCCAGCGAAAAGACCTTATAAGCAGAAAGGACTTGGAGACACTTTCCGATGGAAGGATTTATTCTGCAGAGCAGGCAGTTTCTCTAAGGCTCGTTGACTCCATAGGCTATTTATCGGATACAGTAGATATGATGAAAAACTCTCTCGGAATAACAGAGGCACGGGTAATTACCTATTACCGCCCCGGAGATTATAAGACGACTATATATTCTTTGTCCCGGCATGATAGCTCAATCCTTAATCTCATCGATATAGGTGCCGATGCCTTTATGGTATCTCCTGAGTTTCTTTATCTCTGGATGCCTTAG
- a CDS encoding ribonuclease HI family protein: MRRAVLYSDGASSGNPGESGIGVVLTFGKRVFEISEYIGIATNNVAEYRALLRGLERARLLRADAVDAFLDSELLVRQINGTYRVKDEKLKELWESAKTIACSFKYFSISHIPRELNQQADRLAKKAIKGARHE, translated from the coding sequence ATGAGAAGGGCTGTCCTTTACTCCGATGGTGCATCGAGCGGAAACCCCGGAGAGTCAGGCATCGGAGTTGTCCTTACATTCGGTAAAAGGGTATTTGAGATATCCGAATACATAGGCATTGCCACGAACAATGTTGCCGAATATAGGGCGCTCCTAAGAGGGCTCGAAAGGGCAAGACTGCTTAGGGCAGATGCAGTTGATGCCTTCTTAGACTCAGAGCTTCTGGTAAGACAGATAAATGGAACATATAGGGTAAAAGACGAAAAGCTCAAGGAATTATGGGAAAGTGCAAAAACGATTGCCTGCTCATTTAAGTATTTCTCCATAAGCCACATCCCAAGAGAGCTTAACCAGCAAGCAGACAGACTTGCAAAAAAGGCAATAAAAGGAGCAAGGCATGAGTAG
- a CDS encoding transketolase yields MSRYELANISKQIRRTIINMAHMAKSPHVGSSLSCVEILTVLYFDIMKLDPWNERDIFILSKGHAAMCLYGTLSLRGIIDKRLLDGYYQNDGTLPAHLDRFTIKGVEVSSGSLGHGFNIGIGMAYGFKKLNEKRKVYALIGDGESQEGSIWEGALFAPKLGVDNFTAIIDYNNLQGYGRPCEICAYEPIRTKWESFGWHAIEVDGHDIKALHTAFCQDSEGKPKIIIAHTIKGKGVSFMENCLGWHYFIISDKNKEDALKELT; encoded by the coding sequence ATGTCAAGATATGAATTAGCTAATATTTCTAAACAGATACGTAGAACGATTATTAACATGGCGCATATGGCTAAAAGCCCGCATGTGGGGTCATCACTATCATGTGTGGAAATCTTAACGGTTTTGTACTTCGATATTATGAAGTTGGACCCATGGAATGAAAGAGATATTTTTATACTTAGTAAGGGCCATGCGGCCATGTGTTTGTATGGGACATTATCTTTACGAGGGATTATAGATAAGAGATTGTTAGACGGATATTATCAAAATGATGGAACATTGCCTGCACATCTCGATAGATTTACGATCAAGGGTGTTGAAGTTTCTTCGGGTTCTTTAGGGCATGGTTTCAATATTGGCATAGGCATGGCATATGGTTTCAAAAAGCTAAATGAAAAAAGAAAAGTGTATGCATTAATCGGAGACGGAGAGTCTCAAGAGGGATCGATATGGGAGGGAGCATTATTTGCTCCGAAACTGGGAGTTGATAATTTTACAGCGATTATTGATTATAACAATTTACAAGGTTATGGAAGGCCTTGTGAAATATGTGCCTATGAGCCGATAAGAACAAAATGGGAATCGTTTGGATGGCATGCTATTGAAGTAGACGGTCATGACATAAAGGCACTTCACACCGCCTTTTGTCAAGATTCTGAAGGAAAACCAAAAATAATAATTGCCCATACTATAAAGGGGAAAGGTGTTTCATTTATGGAAAACTGTTTAGGATGGCACTATTTCATCATATCAGACAAGAATAAAGAAGACGCATTGAAAGAATTGACTTAA
- a CDS encoding transketolase, translating into MRNAFVNTLISASMSRDDIFIVTGDNGAGVFDAFMKNNPNQFINLGIAEQNLTSVSAGLAMSGYKVCTYNIIPFLLYRCYEQVRNDICYQELPVIMVGIGSGVTYAPQGLTHYSVEDIGIAQTLPNLIVISPCDPIEAKCAAKYAINADKPVYVRIPKRGEPVFHKTENLDITIPQVLRQGEDIALIFHGNISEEVMNAYDKLVERHIYPMIISVPIIQPLNVDSLFDILKNIKTVIAVEEHYENCGFGGILRQAYHQHKPSWKLKVMGIPFKFIHEIKNTSGMRSYFGILAGDIVNAVNEEREKI; encoded by the coding sequence ATGAGAAATGCATTTGTAAATACCTTAATTAGTGCTTCAATGAGCAGAGATGATATATTTATCGTCACCGGTGATAATGGCGCCGGCGTGTTTGATGCCTTTATGAAAAATAACCCCAATCAATTTATTAATTTAGGAATAGCTGAGCAGAATCTTACAAGTGTTTCGGCTGGGCTTGCTATGAGCGGATATAAAGTCTGCACATATAATATTATACCTTTTCTTCTATACCGGTGTTATGAACAGGTGCGAAATGATATATGTTATCAGGAACTACCAGTTATTATGGTTGGGATAGGAAGTGGAGTTACCTATGCTCCACAGGGTTTAACACATTATTCAGTAGAAGATATTGGGATTGCCCAAACATTGCCTAACCTAATAGTAATATCCCCTTGTGACCCAATAGAAGCAAAATGTGCAGCAAAATACGCTATTAATGCCGATAAACCGGTTTATGTACGGATTCCTAAGCGAGGAGAGCCTGTTTTTCATAAAACTGAAAATCTTGATATTACAATACCACAAGTATTAAGGCAGGGAGAAGACATTGCATTGATATTTCATGGAAACATTTCTGAAGAAGTGATGAATGCTTATGATAAACTTGTGGAAAGGCATATTTATCCAATGATTATTTCGGTTCCAATAATACAGCCTCTTAATGTAGATTCATTGTTTGACATCTTGAAAAATATAAAAACTGTTATAGCTGTTGAAGAGCATTATGAAAACTGCGGATTTGGTGGTATATTAAGACAGGCATATCACCAGCACAAGCCTTCGTGGAAACTAAAGGTAATGGGTATTCCATTCAAATTTATACACGAGATAAAGAATACATCTGGCATGAGGAGTTATTTTGGTATTTTAGCAGGTGATATTGTAAACGCAGTAAATGAAGAAAGGGAAAAGATTTAA
- a CDS encoding 2,3-bisphosphoglycerate-independent phosphoglycerate mutase, translating into MQDLIKDLIIKNDSKIIFIVLDGLGGLPLKGKTELEIANTPNLDALSKQSACGLHVPVAMGITPGSGPGHLSLFGYDPIKYQIGRGVLEAIGLGLEVKDTDVAVRCNYATLKKGIVIDRRAGRIPTDENRKLTERLQKEIPSIDEVRIIFAGGMEHRFACLMRFPEPLPPHSDAISDTDPQKQGSQPLPLRASKPETEKVIKIAEKLISKASELLKSEEKANCILLRGFSQMPHMPTFQDTYGLRALAIATYPMYRGLASLVGMDAPEVKGDIKEEIEFLIGKYRDYDFFFLHIKKMDSYGEDGNFKGKAQKIEEFDRALPEILKLNPDVLSVTGDHSTPSILKSHSWHPVPVLVKSPYVLGGLTKTFSERECIRGELGIFPTVNLMPLILSNAGRLKKFGA; encoded by the coding sequence ATGCAGGATTTAATAAAAGACCTTATTATAAAGAACGATTCAAAGATTATCTTTATCGTCCTCGATGGTTTGGGAGGCTTACCTCTGAAAGGGAAGACAGAGCTTGAGATTGCAAATACCCCTAATTTAGATGCCCTTTCAAAGCAGAGTGCATGCGGGCTTCATGTTCCTGTGGCAATGGGTATTACACCCGGAAGTGGACCAGGACATCTTAGCCTTTTTGGCTATGACCCGATTAAGTATCAGATTGGACGGGGAGTCTTAGAAGCCATCGGTCTTGGTCTTGAGGTCAAAGACACCGATGTAGCAGTAAGGTGTAATTATGCAACCTTGAAAAAGGGTATTGTCATAGACAGAAGGGCAGGAAGAATCCCCACTGATGAGAATAGAAAACTTACAGAGAGACTCCAGAAGGAGATACCCTCGATAGATGAAGTAAGGATTATTTTTGCAGGGGGCATGGAGCACAGGTTTGCCTGCCTTATGAGGTTTCCTGAGCCACTTCCACCACACTCAGATGCGATTAGTGATACAGACCCACAGAAACAAGGCAGTCAGCCACTTCCATTAAGAGCATCCAAACCCGAGACTGAGAAAGTAATAAAGATTGCCGAAAAACTCATATCAAAAGCATCCGAGCTTCTGAAATCAGAGGAAAAGGCAAACTGTATTCTTCTTCGTGGATTCTCACAGATGCCACATATGCCAACATTTCAGGATACCTATGGCTTAAGGGCATTGGCAATTGCAACATATCCGATGTACAGGGGGCTTGCATCTTTGGTTGGCATGGATGCCCCTGAGGTTAAAGGAGATATAAAAGAAGAGATAGAGTTTCTTATCGGTAAATACAGGGATTATGATTTCTTCTTCTTGCATATCAAGAAAATGGACTCATACGGAGAGGATGGAAACTTCAAGGGGAAGGCACAAAAGATTGAGGAGTTTGATAGGGCTTTGCCCGAGATACTTAAGTTAAACCCTGATGTGCTTTCAGTTACAGGAGACCACTCAACACCGTCCATTCTCAAAAGCCATAGCTGGCATCCTGTGCCTGTGCTCGTTAAGTCTCCTTATGTATTGGGCGGTCTCACAAAGACATTCTCAGAGAGGGAGTGCATAAGAGGAGAGCTTGGAATATTCCCAACTGTAAACCTTATGCCACTTATTCTTTCAAATGCAGGAAGGCTTAAGAAGTTTGGGGCATGA
- a CDS encoding ribbon-helix-helix protein, CopG family, translating to MQSQLTVRVSDELNRGVSALAKRLHLKRSDIVRLALERFVGEAEGTIESKPYEKVKSLIGSISIGIPDLGEEHRRYLMRKFKKVA from the coding sequence ATGCAATCACAGCTTACAGTCAGGGTATCGGATGAGCTTAATAGAGGTGTTTCAGCTTTGGCAAAAAGGCTTCACCTTAAGCGTTCAGATATAGTAAGATTGGCGCTGGAAAGGTTTGTGGGTGAAGCAGAAGGCACAATAGAGAGCAAGCCATATGAGAAAGTTAAAAGCCTTATTGGAAGTATTTCAATCGGCATACCTGACCTTGGGGAAGAGCACAGGCGGTATCTCAT